The following proteins are co-located in the Triticum aestivum cultivar Chinese Spring chromosome 1A, IWGSC CS RefSeq v2.1, whole genome shotgun sequence genome:
- the LOC123182348 gene encoding protein RADIALIS-like 3: protein MASLSMSAVWTPMQNKLFEQALAVHDRDTPDRWHNIARAVGGGKSADDARRYYELLVHDIARIEAGKVPFPAYRPPCPGPGHNASYEADRLKHLKI, encoded by the exons ATGGCTTCCCTGTCAATGAGCgcagtatggacgccgatgcagaaCAAGCTGTTCGAGCAGGCGTTGGCAGTGCACGATAGGGACACGCCCGACCGCTGGCACAACATCGCCCGCGCTGTCGGCGGCGGCAAGTCGGCGGACGAcgccaggcgctactacgagctgCTCGTCCACGACATCGCCCGTATCGAGGCCGGCAAGGTGCCCTTCCCCGCCTACCGTCCCCCTTGTCCTGGCCCCGGCCACAACGCCAGCTACGAGGCTGACAG GTTGAAGCACTTGAAGATCTAG